Genomic segment of Pirellulales bacterium:
GATGCGCGAATTGTTTCGCAACCGGCCCCGAGTGTTTGTTTCCGGGCATTTCGGCAATTTCGAGCTGGCCGGCTACACGCTGGGATTGTTCGGCTTTCCCACGTTCACCGTGGCTCGGCCGCTGGATAATCCGTATCTCGATCAGTTCGTGAACCATTTTCGCGCACTCAAGGGGCAATACATATTGCCCAAGCAAGGTAGCGCCCAGGAAGCCTCGGCCCTGTTAGAAGGGCGCGGCACGCTGGGAGTGCTGGCCGATCAACACGCCGGTTACAAAGGCTGCTGGGTGAATTTTTTCAACCGTCCCGCTTCCACGCACAAAGCCATTGCGGTGTTCGCGCTAACGAACGACGCCTCGCTGATGGTCGGCTTTGCCCGCCGCTTGGGTAAGCCGCTGCAATACGAAATGGGGCTGGAAGCGTTGGTCGACCCCGCCACGATGGACCCGGCGCTGAAAGATATTACCGCCCTCACGCAGTGGTACACCGGCGTGCTGGAAACCATTGTCCGCCGCGCGCCGGATCAATACTGGTGGGTGCATCGCCGCTGGAAAGATAACCGGCCAGTAAAAAAACGTGCCGCCGCGTGAGCGCCGGCAGGGCTTAGCCCGGTCGGCCACGACCGGCGGCTATACGATTTTCGCCCCGCGGCCACGTGCTACAATGCAGCGCATGAAGCTGCGACGATTCATGCCTCCGCACGTTGCTCATGGCCATCACCGCGCTGGGAATCTGGCTCGGACTGCAAGTTCACGCGACCCGGCCTGGTTGGCGAACAGTTCCGGCAGCCTCCAGCGATTGTCGTCGGGCCGCCTGACTTAGACGGAGATTAGATGCCCGCCTGTCGCCTGACTTGAAATCTGTAATGAGGTCCGTCTCCAGACGCCTGCGACTTTTCTCAGTCAATGGTAAGTGCAAGCTGATGACATCACAGCACTTAAAAA
This window contains:
- a CDS encoding lysophospholipid acyltransferase family protein, which codes for MTSRFTAAGHYTVYLLVRIFVCVLQAVSIETCQRMARGLAWVATKLIPLRFQVIDENLRHAFPNMSDRARRETARRMWEHLFLMLAEIAHFPRKVHDTNWRDYIRFKNEAPMMRELFRNRPRVFVSGHFGNFELAGYTLGLFGFPTFTVARPLDNPYLDQFVNHFRALKGQYILPKQGSAQEASALLEGRGTLGVLADQHAGYKGCWVNFFNRPASTHKAIAVFALTNDASLMVGFARRLGKPLQYEMGLEALVDPATMDPALKDITALTQWYTGVLETIVRRAPDQYWWVHRRWKDNRPVKKRAAA